From a region of the Candidatus Palauibacter polyketidifaciens genome:
- a CDS encoding DUF1207 domain-containing protein, with protein MSGGRLKLQRISAGGPAGHGLPGRFRAVRPWTVDVRALVACLLMAAPFAEIRPLVAQAGSGAAVGIRDPNGHPFRTPSGSPLEPVHRLALLSATRDSFRDGIALADIGDRFGFWIRRDPAGEVEVAGAIHGGAFSRFDLEGPDQALIEVHYRIGVLLRARFGEVAARAELYHVSSHLGDEFLLDTGTRPISTSREGMELLLQGSPASGLTVYGGPGVLLRATPDFEPLSLRAGAAWESAPGGRARFHASVDYFGWAELEWKPAVAAELGAALARGTRVGLLLGFGPSRAEQFLRQSERLVGFSISHVR; from the coding sequence GTGTCAGGCGGCCGCCTGAAGCTCCAGCGCATCTCGGCCGGCGGTCCGGCCGGCCACGGCCTGCCGGGCCGCTTCCGGGCGGTGCGTCCCTGGACTGTCGACGTGCGCGCCCTCGTGGCCTGCCTCCTCATGGCGGCACCTTTCGCCGAGATCCGTCCGCTTGTCGCCCAGGCGGGCAGCGGCGCGGCAGTCGGCATCCGGGACCCGAACGGCCATCCCTTCCGCACGCCCTCGGGCTCTCCCCTCGAGCCCGTACATCGTCTTGCGCTGCTGAGCGCCACGCGCGACTCCTTCCGTGACGGCATTGCCCTCGCGGACATCGGCGACCGCTTCGGGTTCTGGATCCGGCGCGATCCGGCCGGGGAGGTCGAAGTCGCAGGAGCGATTCACGGAGGGGCGTTCTCCCGCTTCGACCTCGAAGGTCCGGATCAGGCCCTCATCGAAGTGCACTACCGGATCGGCGTCCTCCTCCGCGCGCGGTTCGGCGAGGTTGCGGCTCGGGCCGAACTCTATCACGTGAGTTCGCATCTCGGGGACGAATTCCTCCTGGACACCGGCACCCGTCCCATCAGCACGAGCCGCGAGGGGATGGAACTCCTGCTCCAGGGATCTCCGGCGTCGGGCCTCACCGTCTACGGAGGCCCGGGCGTGCTGCTGCGCGCCACGCCGGACTTCGAGCCTCTTTCGCTGCGGGCGGGCGCCGCCTGGGAGTCCGCGCCGGGCGGGCGGGCGCGGTTCCATGCCTCGGTCGACTACTTCGGCTGGGCGGAACTCGAGTGGAAGCCTGCCGTTGCCGCGGAACTCGGGGCTGCGCTGGCTCGGGGGACGCGGGTCGGATTGCTCCTCGGCTTCGGTCCCTCCCGCGCGGAGCAGTTCCTCCGGCAGTCCGAGCGCCTGGTCGGGTTTTCCATCTCCCACGTGCGGTGA
- a CDS encoding polymer-forming cytoskeletal protein: MARDSRHGGPTRELSDVVSVVAPGMTILGDVMCDGTVRVEGKVEGSIKATKSVVVGKDGRITGDIETQDVVVAGTVIGTVAGASRVELQETCKIEGDIRSRRVKLDEGGQIEGRLHMTAKAADEKPTGSPHKGASPSIQPPKPQRAAGRN; encoded by the coding sequence ATGGCTAGAGATTCTCGACATGGCGGCCCCACCCGTGAGCTGAGCGACGTCGTTTCGGTCGTCGCGCCCGGAATGACGATCCTCGGGGACGTGATGTGCGATGGCACGGTCCGGGTCGAAGGCAAGGTCGAAGGCTCGATCAAGGCAACGAAATCCGTTGTCGTCGGCAAGGACGGTCGTATCACGGGCGATATCGAGACGCAGGATGTCGTCGTGGCCGGTACCGTCATAGGGACCGTCGCGGGAGCCAGCCGCGTGGAGTTGCAGGAAACCTGCAAGATCGAGGGCGATATTCGGAGCCGCCGGGTGAAACTCGATGAGGGTGGCCAGATTGAGGGTCGTCTCCACATGACGGCAAAGGCCGCGGACGAAAAACCGACGGGCTCCCCGCACAAGGGTGCGTCCCCGTCGATCCAGCCGCCGAAGCCTCAGCGCGCGGCCGGGCGCAACTGA
- a CDS encoding DNA-formamidopyrimidine glycosylase family protein: MIELPDVERMIERIAGYTTGKTISIIRIDDPDVASIERDIVENHLENHAVDSVERHGRYVVLRFRSDYSLMFDMGDDGLLRLESQTAPPTDRTRIRFQFAAGRELRFSSSGSQGTVQAVAGSEFNEKGSLQSLGVDPLSDDLTLARFESLAEGNARSSIKGFLLNQKAIAGIGNDYADEICFQAGVRPDRRVGQLEPEQLDRLHRYLKRVLRRATLHWSAAHSDPGWLINSRSSGGPCPRCRHALTSLRVTGRKTVLCPRCQAAA; encoded by the coding sequence ATGATAGAGCTTCCCGATGTTGAGCGAATGATCGAGCGTATTGCCGGTTACACGACCGGCAAAACGATCTCCATCATCCGGATCGACGACCCTGATGTCGCATCAATCGAGCGCGACATCGTCGAGAATCACCTTGAGAACCACGCCGTGGATTCCGTTGAACGCCACGGTCGCTACGTCGTCCTCCGTTTCCGTTCCGACTACAGCCTCATGTTCGACATGGGCGATGACGGTCTTCTGCGCCTCGAGTCCCAGACCGCGCCTCCGACCGACCGGACGCGGATCCGGTTCCAGTTCGCGGCCGGCCGGGAACTGCGTTTCTCGTCGTCCGGATCCCAGGGGACGGTCCAGGCCGTGGCCGGAAGCGAATTCAACGAGAAGGGGTCGCTCCAGAGTCTGGGGGTGGACCCGCTGAGCGACGACCTGACGCTGGCGCGCTTCGAATCGCTTGCGGAGGGGAATGCCCGCTCTTCCATCAAGGGTTTTCTCCTGAACCAGAAAGCGATCGCGGGGATCGGCAACGACTATGCGGATGAAATCTGCTTCCAGGCCGGCGTGCGCCCCGACCGGCGCGTCGGCCAACTGGAGCCCGAGCAGCTCGACCGGCTTCACCGTTACCTGAAGCGGGTCCTGAGGCGGGCCACGCTTCACTGGAGCGCCGCACATTCCGATCCCGGGTGGCTGATCAACTCACGCTCGTCGGGCGGCCCCTGTCCGCGATGCCGACATGCGTTGACGTCCCTCCGCGTGACCGGCCGGAAGACGGTGCTCTGCCCGAGGTGTCAGGCGGCCGCCTGA
- a CDS encoding M23 family metallopeptidase, with the protein MTVLRQWTVQLVRRDGRRVRSLPLGRARVLLSVAGTIVGLCGLGFLGGFLTASRVESNRILELEAELATLESERERMSQLAGRLNELEQEFGLLQDAVTAGRPAESLPVNVVPRGDMEVRSRTSAETATPAWPLTQRGFVTRHFGSRPDYSRDGHTGLDIAVPTGSYVRAIQAGRVEEAGEDPIYGKFLRIAHADGLTSLYGHNAWLFAAAGDAVERLEVIALTGNTGRSSAPHLHLELARNGALLDPLSLLADLSGRDNTAAPAERQPE; encoded by the coding sequence ATGACGGTCCTCCGGCAATGGACGGTGCAGTTGGTCCGACGGGACGGCCGGCGCGTACGATCCCTGCCACTCGGTCGCGCGCGGGTGCTTCTCTCGGTGGCGGGCACGATCGTCGGCCTGTGCGGCCTGGGGTTTCTGGGGGGCTTCCTGACGGCTTCCCGGGTCGAGTCCAATCGCATACTCGAGCTGGAAGCGGAACTCGCGACGCTCGAGAGCGAGCGTGAACGGATGAGCCAGTTGGCGGGTCGACTGAACGAACTCGAGCAGGAGTTCGGTCTTCTGCAGGATGCAGTGACCGCCGGGCGGCCGGCCGAGTCCCTGCCGGTGAACGTCGTCCCGAGGGGAGACATGGAGGTCCGGTCACGAACCTCGGCAGAGACGGCGACGCCGGCCTGGCCCCTCACGCAGCGTGGCTTCGTCACCCGTCACTTCGGCTCACGGCCGGACTATTCGCGCGACGGCCATACCGGGTTGGACATCGCGGTACCGACGGGGTCGTACGTCCGGGCCATCCAGGCGGGACGGGTCGAGGAGGCGGGGGAAGACCCGATCTACGGAAAATTCCTGCGGATTGCGCACGCGGATGGCCTAACGTCATTGTATGGCCACAACGCCTGGCTGTTCGCCGCGGCCGGCGACGCGGTGGAGCGACTCGAGGTCATCGCCCTCACAGGGAACACGGGAAGATCCTCGGCTCCCCACCTGCACCTGGAACTCGCCCGGAACGGCGCACTATTGGACCCTCTGTCGCTGCTGGCGGACCTCAGCGGTCGGGACAACACCGCGGCCCCGGCGGAGAGACAACCGGAGTAA
- a CDS encoding ParB/RepB/Spo0J family partition protein codes for MPRSDRRLGKGLGALLSENLGTEGVSAEAEIPVEAIQANPFQPRGDFDLDRLAELAASIRENGLLQPVVVRPVGETFEIVVGERRFRAIQSLGWTSVPALVRELDDEQMLVVALVENLQRHDLSALEEARGYRRLMEDFDLTQEEVGRHVGRDRSTVANALRLLALPEAVLGLLAKGKLSAGHGRALLTLSTPEEQTRVALEAVEEGWSVRETERRVRRGRPAQRRGRKTRRKKPTESGDPFVRRAELGLERGFGTQVRIRTRSDGAGEVVVRFHDTDDFLRLVALMGGDELATELRE; via the coding sequence GTGCCCCGGAGCGACCGCCGCCTCGGGAAGGGGCTTGGGGCCCTGCTGAGCGAAAACCTCGGAACGGAAGGGGTCTCGGCGGAAGCGGAGATTCCGGTCGAAGCCATCCAGGCGAACCCGTTTCAGCCTCGTGGCGACTTCGATCTGGACCGCCTCGCGGAACTCGCGGCCTCCATCCGCGAGAACGGTCTACTGCAACCTGTCGTCGTCAGACCCGTAGGGGAGACGTTCGAGATCGTCGTGGGCGAGCGACGATTCCGGGCGATTCAGAGTCTTGGATGGACATCGGTTCCGGCCCTGGTTCGGGAGCTGGACGACGAACAGATGCTGGTCGTGGCTCTCGTCGAAAATCTCCAACGCCATGACCTGTCAGCACTTGAAGAAGCTCGAGGGTATCGTCGACTGATGGAGGACTTCGATCTGACGCAGGAAGAAGTGGGGCGGCATGTGGGGCGGGACAGGTCAACCGTGGCAAACGCTCTGCGACTGCTCGCCCTGCCGGAAGCGGTGCTGGGTCTGCTCGCGAAAGGGAAACTGTCCGCGGGTCACGGCCGGGCCCTCCTGACGTTGTCCACACCTGAAGAGCAGACCCGCGTCGCGCTGGAAGCGGTGGAGGAGGGGTGGTCCGTGCGGGAGACGGAACGTCGCGTCCGCCGAGGCCGCCCGGCGCAACGCCGGGGGCGCAAGACCAGGCGGAAAAAACCGACAGAGTCGGGCGATCCCTTTGTGAGACGGGCCGAACTGGGGCTTGAGCGAGGGTTCGGAACCCAGGTGCGGATCCGGACGCGGTCGGATGGAGCGGGCGAGGTCGTCGTACGTTTCCACGACACGGATGATTTTCTGCGGCTCGTGGCCTTAATGGGTGGCGACGAACTCGCGACGGAGCTTCGCGAATGA
- the pyrF gene encoding orotidine-5'-phosphate decarboxylase: MILALDVPTASEAREIVDSLADTVSFYKIGLELFLSGGYFELADWLRSREKKVFADLKLFDVPQTVRSAVRQLRTRDVDFVTVHGNDAILRAACDAAAGDLGILAVTVLTSLDRADMDDLGFEADIGAVVLSRARRAESIGCAGVISSGHEAARIRSAVSQRFRVVVPGIRVATDAGTDDQKRTVDVETAFEAGADYIVMGRPIRNAPDPARAAAAVQERISAWFREAG, from the coding sequence TTGATCCTCGCGCTGGATGTACCGACCGCTTCAGAGGCGCGAGAGATCGTCGACTCGCTGGCCGATACCGTTTCCTTCTACAAGATCGGCTTGGAGCTCTTCCTGTCCGGCGGGTACTTCGAGCTCGCCGACTGGCTTCGCTCAAGAGAAAAGAAGGTCTTTGCCGACCTCAAACTCTTCGACGTTCCACAGACCGTTCGCTCCGCGGTCCGCCAACTCCGGACCCGGGACGTCGATTTCGTCACGGTACATGGCAACGATGCGATCCTCCGTGCGGCGTGCGACGCGGCTGCGGGGGATCTCGGCATCCTCGCGGTCACCGTTCTCACGAGTCTCGACCGGGCCGACATGGACGACCTCGGCTTTGAAGCCGACATCGGAGCTGTCGTCCTGTCGCGAGCCCGTCGGGCGGAGAGCATCGGGTGCGCCGGCGTCATCAGCTCCGGTCACGAGGCCGCTCGAATTCGCTCCGCGGTGTCTCAACGGTTTCGCGTCGTCGTCCCCGGCATCCGCGTGGCGACGGATGCCGGGACCGATGACCAGAAACGGACCGTCGATGTGGAGACGGCGTTCGAAGCCGGGGCGGATTACATCGTGATGGGACGACCTATCCGAAACGCTCCGGATCCCGCACGGGCGGCGGCGGCCGTTCAGGAGAGAATATCCGCCTGGTTTCGAGAGGCTGGCTAA
- a CDS encoding ParA family protein has product MIAIANQKGGVGKTTTAINLGASLAIAERNTLVIDCDPQGNATSGFGLRKDGDVPSVYDCLVNGQPLQAAVRPEVHFPCLSVVSASRDLTGAEVELIDRSDRQRILGRKIEALQDDFEYILIDSPPSLGLLTLNALAAADAVLIPIQCEFYALEGLSQLLNTVRLVQRSINPELEIEGVLLTMYDSRLNLAKQVAAEAREYFGGKVFDTMIPRNIRLAEAPSFGEPIALYDVLSSGARGYLSLARELIDRHRSP; this is encoded by the coding sequence GTGATCGCGATTGCAAATCAGAAGGGCGGGGTCGGCAAGACCACCACGGCGATCAACCTCGGTGCCTCGCTGGCGATCGCGGAGCGCAACACGCTCGTCATCGATTGCGACCCGCAGGGCAACGCGACATCCGGCTTCGGACTGCGCAAGGATGGAGACGTTCCCAGCGTCTACGACTGCCTCGTAAACGGACAACCGCTTCAGGCCGCCGTGCGGCCGGAAGTCCACTTCCCCTGTCTGTCCGTGGTGTCCGCGAGCCGGGACCTGACCGGTGCCGAGGTGGAACTGATCGATCGGTCGGACCGCCAGCGCATCCTCGGCCGGAAGATCGAGGCGCTGCAGGATGACTTCGAGTACATCCTGATCGACTCACCGCCGTCCCTCGGGCTCCTCACGCTGAACGCACTGGCGGCGGCGGACGCCGTGCTCATTCCGATTCAGTGTGAGTTCTATGCGTTGGAGGGGCTGAGTCAGCTCCTGAACACCGTGCGGCTGGTGCAACGCAGCATCAACCCGGAACTCGAGATCGAGGGAGTGCTGTTGACGATGTACGATTCGCGCCTCAACCTGGCCAAACAGGTGGCCGCCGAGGCGCGTGAGTACTTCGGAGGCAAGGTCTTCGACACCATGATCCCGAGGAACATCCGGCTCGCCGAGGCCCCCAGTTTCGGAGAACCGATCGCTCTGTACGATGTCCTGTCGAGCGGAGCCCGCGGATACCTGAGCCTGGCCCGGGAGCTGATCGATCGGCACAGGAGTCCGTAG